A window of the Ostrea edulis chromosome 1, xbOstEdul1.1, whole genome shotgun sequence genome harbors these coding sequences:
- the LOC125658520 gene encoding CXXC motif containing zinc binding protein-like isoform X1, with product MVKIALQLKVDLENLTNFRADGDDFRWYLRLQCSNCNEETSEFQYLSLAETVPVKGGRGHVSLLMKCKLCSRENSIDILKDSIKPYRDTDSGRFATAVVFDCRGLEPIDFSPRAGFVAEGVESGTPFTEIAFNDGVRIELQVEFNQYILVINTKGLYTFNKGTICPPKLHL from the exons ATGGTG AAAATAGCTTTACAGTTGAAGGTTGATTTGGAGAACTTAACAAATTTTCGAGCAGATGGAGATGACTTCCGATGGTACTTGAGA TTGCAGTGTTCCAATTGCAATGAAGAAACATCAGAATTTCAATACTTATCCCTAGCT GAAACGGTGCCAGTGAAAGGTGGAAGAGGCCATGTGAGTTTACTGATGAAATGTAAACTCTGCAGTAGAGAGAATTCTATAG aCATATTGAAAGATTCAATAAAACCTTATCGTGATACAGATTCGGGGAGATTTGCTACAGCTGTTGTTTTTGATTGTAGAGGATTGGAACCTATCGACTTCTCACCTAGA GCAGGCTTTGTTGCTGAGGGAGTAGAATCTGGCACGCCATTTACAGAGATAGCTTTTAACGATGGGGTAAGAATTGAACTTCAAGTTGAATTCAACCAGTACATTCTTGTTATTAATACTAAAGGACTTTATACATTTAATAAGGGCACTATTTGCCCACCAAAATTACatttatga
- the LOC125658520 gene encoding CXXC motif containing zinc binding protein-like isoform X2, which translates to MVKIALQLKVDLENLTNFRADGDDFRWYLRLQCSNCNEETSEFQYLSLAETVPVKGGRGHVSLLMKCKLCSRENSIDILKDSIKPYRDTDSGRFATAVVFDCRGLEPIDFSPRAGFVAEGVESGTPFTEIAFNDGDPDWVDYDEPASQSVGVYNIEHKFVVVK; encoded by the exons ATGGTG AAAATAGCTTTACAGTTGAAGGTTGATTTGGAGAACTTAACAAATTTTCGAGCAGATGGAGATGACTTCCGATGGTACTTGAGA TTGCAGTGTTCCAATTGCAATGAAGAAACATCAGAATTTCAATACTTATCCCTAGCT GAAACGGTGCCAGTGAAAGGTGGAAGAGGCCATGTGAGTTTACTGATGAAATGTAAACTCTGCAGTAGAGAGAATTCTATAG aCATATTGAAAGATTCAATAAAACCTTATCGTGATACAGATTCGGGGAGATTTGCTACAGCTGTTGTTTTTGATTGTAGAGGATTGGAACCTATCGACTTCTCACCTAGA GCAGGCTTTGTTGCTGAGGGAGTAGAATCTGGCACGCCATTTACAGAGATAGCTTTTAACGATGGG GACCCTGACTGGGTAGATTACGATGAACCAGCTAGCCAATCAGTGGGCGTGTATAACATAGAACACAAGTTTGTGGTGGTGAAATAG